Proteins encoded in a region of the Lepeophtheirus salmonis chromosome 6, UVic_Lsal_1.4, whole genome shotgun sequence genome:
- the LOC121119255 gene encoding uncharacterized protein isoform X1, with product MGSLLDIRDNLVSRYSSLGSCEYIQKNDGSSFLLIRPSINELSGYLPKLYVVVELGTVKLLSYHGNVLKEEKLDGGQILDCLNEGKLFMCLGIGNQTLNDSLLKDVYSEPSKGEGEIAFRSRQCSFFLENTPGLCNECQSLLTTLYSIEYNFDNDTLDNDWSFSELKEEDESFDDNTMTLNECSKCLKTFNNTSSLNRHKRRCLNDTVDNEEKSGFKEEDKVLFEENISLNECSKCLKIFNNTSSLNRHERSCLKDPDFAKNNKICKSATRSIECSICLKKLTHKGHLRHSNLHVERMNLNEGIHCPLCGHSLDNRRLLNAHIHESHDASKGCCGELKNPLFVNSVVKFSPTLQH from the exons ATGGGATCTTTATTGGATATTCGTGACAATCTTGTATCTCGCTACTCATCTTTAGGATCCTGTGAGTATATTCAAAAGAATGATGGGTCATCTTTCCTTCTTATACGTCCCTCTATTAACGAATTGAGCGGATATTTGCCCAAGTTATATGTTGTGGTTGAATTAGGGACTGTCAAACTTCTCTCATATCATGGAAATGTCTTGAAAGAGGAGAAATTAGATGGAGGACAGATTCTGGATTGCCtaaatgaaggaaaattatttatgtgtcTTGGAATTGGGAATCAG ACTTTGAATGATTCTCTACTTAAGGATGTGTATTCAGAACCATCTAAAGGGGAAGGAGAGATCGCATTTAGGAGTAGACAATGTTCATTCTTTTTGGAAAACACTCCGGGACTCTGCAACGAATGTCAATCCCTACTTACAACACTTTAcagtattgaatataattttgataatgataCGCTGGACAATGACTGGAGCTTTTCTGAACTTAAAGAGGAAGATGAGTCATTCGACGACAACACTATGACTCTCAACGAATGCTCAAAATGccttaaaacttttaataatacttCATCACTTAACCGTCATAAGCGAAGGTGTCTAAATGACACTGTAGATAATGAGGAGAAATCAGGGtttaaagaagaagacaaagttttatttgaagaaaatatcagTCTCAATGAATGTTCGAAAtgccttaaaatatttaataatacttcCTCACTTAATCGTCATGAGCGAAGTTGTTTAAAAGACCCTGACtttgccaaaaataataaaatatgtaaatctgCGACTCGTTCCATTGAGTGCTccatttgtctaaaaaaattaacccaTAAAGGTCATCTTCGCCATTCTAACCTTCATGTTGAGCGTATGAATCTTAATGAAGGGATTCATTGTCCTCTTTGTGGACATTCTTTAGATAATCGTAGGCTTTTGAATGCACATATCCATGAATCTCATGATGCCTCAAAAGGTTGTTGCGGg GAGTTGAAAAATCCGTTGTTTGTGAACAGTGTGGTAAAGTTCTCCCCAACCTTACAGCATTAA
- the LOC121119255 gene encoding uncharacterized protein isoform X2 yields MGSLLDIRDNLVSRYSSLGSWTVKLLSYHGNVLKEEKLDGGQILDCLNEGKLFMCLGIGNQTLNDSLLKDVYSEPSKGEGEIAFRSRQCSFFLENTPGLCNECQSLLTTLYSIEYNFDNDTLDNDWSFSELKEEDESFDDNTMTLNECSKCLKTFNNTSSLNRHKRRCLNDTVDNEEKSGFKEEDKVLFEENISLNECSKCLKIFNNTSSLNRHERSCLKDPDFAKNNKICKSATRSIECSICLKKLTHKGHLRHSNLHVERMNLNEGIHCPLCGHSLDNRRLLNAHIHESHDASKGCCGELKNPLFVNSVVKFSPTLQH; encoded by the exons ATGGGATCTTTATTGGATATTCGTGACAATCTTGTATCTCGCTACTCATCTTTAGGATCCT GGACTGTCAAACTTCTCTCATATCATGGAAATGTCTTGAAAGAGGAGAAATTAGATGGAGGACAGATTCTGGATTGCCtaaatgaaggaaaattatttatgtgtcTTGGAATTGGGAATCAG ACTTTGAATGATTCTCTACTTAAGGATGTGTATTCAGAACCATCTAAAGGGGAAGGAGAGATCGCATTTAGGAGTAGACAATGTTCATTCTTTTTGGAAAACACTCCGGGACTCTGCAACGAATGTCAATCCCTACTTACAACACTTTAcagtattgaatataattttgataatgataCGCTGGACAATGACTGGAGCTTTTCTGAACTTAAAGAGGAAGATGAGTCATTCGACGACAACACTATGACTCTCAACGAATGCTCAAAATGccttaaaacttttaataatacttCATCACTTAACCGTCATAAGCGAAGGTGTCTAAATGACACTGTAGATAATGAGGAGAAATCAGGGtttaaagaagaagacaaagttttatttgaagaaaatatcagTCTCAATGAATGTTCGAAAtgccttaaaatatttaataatacttcCTCACTTAATCGTCATGAGCGAAGTTGTTTAAAAGACCCTGACtttgccaaaaataataaaatatgtaaatctgCGACTCGTTCCATTGAGTGCTccatttgtctaaaaaaattaacccaTAAAGGTCATCTTCGCCATTCTAACCTTCATGTTGAGCGTATGAATCTTAATGAAGGGATTCATTGTCCTCTTTGTGGACATTCTTTAGATAATCGTAGGCTTTTGAATGCACATATCCATGAATCTCATGATGCCTCAAAAGGTTGTTGCGGg GAGTTGAAAAATCCGTTGTTTGTGAACAGTGTGGTAAAGTTCTCCCCAACCTTACAGCATTAA